CTCCTCGAGAAAGGCGAGAAACGCGCGCGCGTTCTCCTCGGCCACGGCGCCGAGGTGGATGTCGGACACGACGACGGTGCGTTCGCACATGGGCCGAAGCTCGGCGCGCCGGGCGCGGCGCGTCAAACTCGTGGGCGGGCCGCGGAGAACCCATCAGCCGAAAAGTTCGACACCCGGCGCGTCGGGGGAGCATATTGGGGGCATGAAAGACGCAAACGGAGTCGGAACGACGGAAGTGCGCGTGCGGTATGCCGAGACCGATCAAATGGGTCGTGCGCACCACCGCCACTACCTCGTTTGGTGCGAACTCGGGCGCACGGCGCTAATGCGCGAGCGCGGCGTGTCGTACGCGGAACTCGAGCGCGGAGGCCTCTGGCTCCCGGTTTCCCGGGTCGAAGTCGAATACCGGGTCCCGGTCGAATACGACGAACTCATCCGCATTCACACGGGCGTCGAACGCGTCCGAAGCCGTGAAGTCGTTTTCTCCTACCGGATCGCGCGCGCGTCGGACGACGCGACGCTCGCCCGTGCCCGCACCGCCCTCGTGTGTACCGATGCGCGGGGCCGTCCCCACCGGTTCCCGGCGGCCGTGAGGCGGCAACTGGAGATGCTGCCGACCGTCGTCGCTCCGCATTCCGCCGCGTGATCCGTGCTTCGGCGCCGCGCGCCCTCGGGCCCCTCCTCCTCCTGACGCTCACCGCCTGCGCTGGGGGGTTCGAGCGCGGAACCCCGCTGCCCGATGCGGAAGAGGTTGCCCGGCGGGCGCGAGCAAGCTCGGGTACGGAGCAGCCGATGCACGTCATCTTCAGGTGGGAATACGCCGGCGAGAGCGGGAGCTTCCGCGGCGATGGCGCCGCCCGGGTGAACCCTCCCGACCGCTTCCGCCTCGACCTCTTCTCGACGGGGGAGGGGAGTCTCCAGGCGACGCTCGTCGACGGCGTCCTCGCCACCTCCGGCGACCTCGAGGGCGTCGAACTGCCCCCGACCGTCTTCCTCTATGCCATGGCGGGCGTGTTTCGGCCGGGCGAGATGCCCCCCGCCCGGGGGTCCGAGGTCCGCGGCCTCCGCGTGCTCGAGTTCGCGGTCGAGGGAGGCGCGACGCGAAGCTATTATCTTGAAGGCGGGCGGCTCACCCGGCTCGATGAGCGGCGGGCGGGCCGTCGCGAGCGATGGATCGAACTCGAGTGGGGGAGCGATCCCCGCTGGCCCCGGGAAGCCCGGTACCGGGACAACGTGGACTCGAGCGGGGTACGTTGGGAGTTACTGAGCGCGACGGCTCAATCACAGCCATACGATGAGGAAAACTATGTCTTGCCGATTCCGCTCCGGAGCGATGGTCGCGATCGCGATGCTCACGGTGCTGGCGGGGTGCTACAGCTTCTCCGGCGGCGGCGGGCTGCCCAGCCACATGCGCACCGTCTGGGTCGCTCCGATCGAAAACGAGAGCACCCAGTTCGGCATCGCGGAGTCCCTGATGGACGAACTCCTCACGGCGGCGCGCCAGCGGCTGGGGCTGCGGCTTTCGTCCGAGGAG
This is a stretch of genomic DNA from Candidatus Palauibacter polyketidifaciens. It encodes these proteins:
- a CDS encoding thioesterase family protein encodes the protein MKDANGVGTTEVRVRYAETDQMGRAHHRHYLVWCELGRTALMRERGVSYAELERGGLWLPVSRVEVEYRVPVEYDELIRIHTGVERVRSREVVFSYRIARASDDATLARARTALVCTDARGRPHRFPAAVRRQLEMLPTVVAPHSAA